DNA from Laspinema palackyanum D2c:
TTTCCTGAGTCAAAGGTCTCAATTTGATGGGACGAATTCAGTTTTTCCGGAGGGCGAAGCGCGTCGCGATCTAATCCCACGGAGAGTTAGTGCTTAAGAGATGGTGTAACTTGGCGTTTGGCTGAGGGCCTCCATCCAGCAGGGTGACAAATTCCTGATATTTTTGGTGATCTAACCCAAAAAAAGTCCGGTCTAGCAAAGCATCTTGTGCTTTTTGATAGGCTGATTCCAGCATGAACTCGGACCGGCTTTTTCCCTGGATGTGAGCGGCTTGATCAATCAGATCCCTCTGACTCTGTGTGGCTCGGATGTTGATCGTTACATCACGAGTCTGGCGAGATGAGTCTTCAAATTCTGAGCGAGACATAATTTTAAACCTAGCAGCGACATGGATATAAGGCGACTTCATGCCGACCCATCATTAAATAATATTAGGCAGTTGTACATACAATGTCAATACAAACTCTAGGGTTGACCCCGAACCTAACCTTGATAAGCCCTGCTTATCACTCTCATCAGGATTGCTGGAGGTGAAACCCCTTTACAAATCGTTACAAACCCGTTAATCTAAAAACATCATAACTACCTCGACAAACCAATAGCAATCATAAAACTATGACCACCACTTTACAGCAGCGCGAAAGCGCTAATCTGTGGGACCGCTTCTGCGAATGGGTCGCTTCTACCGAAAACCGCCTCTATATCGGCTGGTTCGGCGTGTTGATGATCCCCACCCTCTTAAGCGCCACTGTTTGCTACATCATCGCCTTCATCGCTGCTCCCCCCGTGGACATCGATGGTATCCGCGAACCTGTTGCCGGTTCTTTACTGTACGGAAACAACATCATCTCTGGTGCAGTTGTTCCTTCCTCTAACGCGATCGGCTTGCACTTCTACCCGATATGGGAAGCAGCAAGCTTGGATGAGTGGCTCTACAATGGTGGCCCTTACCAGCTCGTGATTTTCCACTTCCTCATCGGCATCTTCTGCTACATGGGTCGTGAGTGGGAACTCTCCTACCGCTTAGGTATGCGTCCTTGGATCTGCGTTGCTTACTCTGCACCTGTTGCAGCAGCTTCTGCAGTGTTCTTGATCTACCCGATCGGACAAGGTTCTTTCTCTGATGGTATGCCCTTGGGTATCTCTGGAACCTTCAACTTCATGTTGGTGTTCCAAGCTGAGCACAACATCCTGATGCACCCCTTCCATATGTTGGGTGTTGCCGGTGTGTTCGGTGGTTCCTTGTTCAGTGCCATGCACGGAAGCTTGGTTACTTCCAGTTTAGTTCGTGAAACCAGCGAAACCGAATCTCAAAACTACGGTTACAAATTCGGTCAAGAAGAAGAAACCTACAACATTGTTGCCGCTCACGGTTACTTTGGTCGTCTGATTTTCCAATATGCTTCCTTCAACAACAGCCGTTCTTTGCACTTCTTCTTAGCTGCTTGGCCGGTTGTGGGTATCTGGTTCACCGCTTTGGGTGTGTCCACGATGGCCTTTAACTTGAACGGATTTAACTTCAACCAGTCCATCATTGACTCTACGGGTCGTGTTGTGAATACCTGGGCTGATGTGATTAACCGGGCTAACCTGGGTATGGAAGTGATGCACGAGCGTAATGCTCACAACTTCCCCCTTGATTTGGCTGCTGGTGAAGCGACTCCGGTTGCTTTGACTGCTCCTGCTATCAATGGTTAAGTTTTAATCTTTGAATAAAAAAGCGCTCCCAATTGGGGGCGCTTTTTTTATGTTTTAATCAGATTGGGTTCAATGATTTCAGGACTTACGCAGATTTTGAGAATTCATCCTAAATGTAGAGGCGATTCGCGAATCGCCTCTACATTTAGGTTTTGCTCTCCCCCAATGCGTAAGTCCAGGATTTAATAAAACCAAATTATTTAGGTTAATTGAGACTGAATATAATGTTGAAATACCGGATTGAGGAGGAACCGATATCCCGATTCAACGGGCAGTTTTTCCACTAAACCGCGTCGGGCTAAAGATTGAACCCCTTGCCAAAATTCAGATTTGGATAATCCAGTCTCTGCGGGGTGCGGAGAAATCTCGACGGCTTCCCCTTGACCCGCTAACCAGCCACTCACGGTTTTCTCCACCTCAGATAATCGTTCTAAATGAGCTAATAATAAGGGTTCTAAGTCACCTAAAAATAGTTCAGTTGGGTTAGATAAAAATAAGGAAAGGTTTCCGTTAAACAGTTCGAGGATAGTGGAAGCAATAATATTTAACCAGCAAGGATGACCTTGATAAAGGCGAATTAATTCTTCCCATTGAGTTTCATCCTGCAAGCCTTTATCTTTGATGATTTGTTTAGCTGATTCTGCTTCTAAGCCGGGGATGTGTAAGCTTCTCAGAGGGCGTTTTTCCGCTTCTAATGTCGCCAGTTCTCTGGCATTCTCCCAACTCAGGAGGATGACACAACTGGAGTGAGATGAGGTGGCAAGTTGTTTAAAAAATTTGCCATACTCTTCATATTCCGCTAAATATTGACCAGCTATTTCACCGCTTTTAAATAGATTCTGGACATCATCCAGGATGATTAAACAACGAAATGAACGCAAATACTCGATCAGTGTAGAGCAAGGTTTGGGTTGTGACTGGGAAAAAAATTGGTATAGATCGGTTTGTAAAGTCGAGAAGGAGGGAGGATTCCCCAGACTTCGCCAAATAATGTAATCAAATTCGGTTTGAATATCTTGAATCAGTATCATGTTCTACCCAAGAGAGACCTGAGTTGTCAGAAAAAATCAGTTTAGATGAATTAGTTGATTATTGTAATTTCAATCGTCAGGAAAATACTAATATTAGGCAACTAGCTATTCTTCGGGAAAAGTCTGCCGAAGAAGAACCCAAATGTCAATGTTTAACTCTGGGGTTTGTAGATGAAACTAATAATCTGGTTTGCCTTCCCAGTGGTGTTCCTGTAGGACGGAAGATTATTGTTAAAGATTTAGATAAAAAATTAAGTGATTTTTTGGGCGAGCGCGATTTCAGTCTGGTTGAGTTAAAACAAAGATCTATCCTATTCAAAGCGATTAAGATAGCGAGTATCATCTTTTGGAGTCTGGTGATTTTACTGGTATTATTTCCCTTGCTGGGACGCTTGATTATGACTCAAGCTTTAGCTGCTGAATTAAATCCGCCTTCATCCTTGGAAATTACGCCAAATATGGTTGCATTTTGGGGCACCTCAAACACTCAACAAGCTTTTGAGCAAGCTCGTCAAACAGCCTATCAAAAGGCTCAAGAATATGCGGAACGGGAATTAGAGCAATGGGAAGCCGAATTAATTGATCGCCTAGATACAGATTTTTTAAATTGGTATTTTAATTATTTTAATCAAAGAACACAAGAACTTCTAATTTTTTTAGACTATTTAGGTGAAATGGCTATTACAGGATTTGACCCGTCTATAGTTGACGATAGAATTAAAGACCGGATCCTGTCCAATATTAACAGAGAATTTGCTCGGCGCGTTGTTAGCTCAAAATCTGCCAAAAGTAAATTTAAGACAATCGTGATAGATACAACTGAGTTGTATCTGGGCCAACTATCTTACGGACTAAAAAATGTTCCCAGGAAGTATAACCTTGCTCAAGCAGACTGGCAGGAATATTTAGATACAATCAAGGTCAGATTAGAAAATGAACGAGGAAATGAATCATTGTCCGTAGAAATTGTAGGCGCAGGAAGTTATCTGGCAATTAAAGCTGGCTCTTTAATTGCAGCTAAAGCAGGTAGTAAAATTGCGGCCAGCTTACTTTCTCGCTCAATAGTATCTATAATTGACCCGGCTATTGGTCTTGGATTAATTGCCTGGGATTATTGGGATTATACCAATGGAGTTGCTATAAACAAACCGCGTTTGCGAGAGGATTTAGTTGAGTCTCTACATGAAATCAAAAAGACTCTTTTAACGGATCCTGAGTTTGGTGTAATGTCTGCGGTGAATGAATTAGACGAAAAAATCGCAGATAGCCTTTAAAGTTAATGTGGCGCGATCGCAGCAATAAGATTGCCAAAAAAGCGGGTTTTCAAAAAAAACCGCTTTCTATGCTGCCTATAGTCTGATAGAAGAAGGAAGCGCGACTCCCGAAAAGCGATCGCTTCTATAGAATCGCCCCCAGAGGAGTTTCTTTCAATGCAGGTTTCTGGCAAAATTTCCCG
Protein-coding regions in this window:
- a CDS encoding DUF1778 domain-containing protein, with product MSRSEFEDSSRQTRDVTINIRATQSQRDLIDQAAHIQGKSRSEFMLESAYQKAQDALLDRTFFGLDHQKYQEFVTLLDGGPQPNAKLHHLLSTNSPWD
- the psbA gene encoding photosystem II q(b) protein; translation: MTTTLQQRESANLWDRFCEWVASTENRLYIGWFGVLMIPTLLSATVCYIIAFIAAPPVDIDGIREPVAGSLLYGNNIISGAVVPSSNAIGLHFYPIWEAASLDEWLYNGGPYQLVIFHFLIGIFCYMGREWELSYRLGMRPWICVAYSAPVAAASAVFLIYPIGQGSFSDGMPLGISGTFNFMLVFQAEHNILMHPFHMLGVAGVFGGSLFSAMHGSLVTSSLVRETSETESQNYGYKFGQEEETYNIVAAHGYFGRLIFQYASFNNSRSLHFFLAAWPVVGIWFTALGVSTMAFNLNGFNFNQSIIDSTGRVVNTWADVINRANLGMEVMHERNAHNFPLDLAAGEATPVALTAPAING